The following are from one region of the Nostoc cf. commune SO-36 genome:
- a CDS encoding DUF4347 domain-containing protein: MSFELPQLGTSSTDVLSKNSPAPALDEGSLTSSLTGLGQSNQSLLFVDRSVTDYEQLLAGVTTGTEIHVLDPGEDAVTQITNTLLGRQNIASLHIVSHGEAGGVDFGSSVLNLTDLPQYAAQLKTWSKALTNDADILFYGCNVAEGQLGQAFVQNISQITGADVAASNNLTGKDGDWNLEVTTGNIESPLVFDSKVTSAYAYDLNILGETFKGSDVTNLSWIYNTTGTQPSLTARSTAAASTGGIPGGGGLDAVGSGALRLTSAATSQASFVIYNRPINATSGLSITFNINAYGGNGADGISFFLINGNANPTKAGAVGGSLGYSSSSVGSGLVGGYLGIGFDEFGNFSSSEYGVGGPGQRADSIAVRGSEATGYKYLAGTATLTQGIDTPGNSRSNAQKKVQIDLTPAGLLSLKIDLNNDGDFLDNNETPAALKNYNVVATNGALPSTFKFGFSASTGSQTNIHEITGLDVNTYNNAAYIPLVNFTSSNGSVSEGATSLNLTAQIDAVTSNTVTVPVTLSGTATNGTDYTLSDSKITILPQQLTGSITLNPIDNLIAGSNKTAVVTMGTPMGGAQLSPQNNVFTTTIVDNDYSLSTTGSSTYVENASPIAIAPTAMIVGGAAAPAINGATVSIGNGFSSTEDRLGIQGQSGTSGTIAGSSITWGYNTTSGVLALSGTDTAAKYQAALQQVVYSDLSDAPSTTTRAVTYTINYNSDQQATSTSTINVTAVDDSSVITPSDASSVTVVEDIATPITGITFADVDAGDGSVTATFSVPAGTLAAMQGGGVTVGGTSSSLTLNGTIANINAFIAASKLTYLTMVDSNAALTLGVSINDNGNTPDPALTTNASLTINITPVNDAPNFTATNPVTTLEDAELQTVSNWATFNPGGNTAETEQTATYTVSNLSNASLFTVAPTVAPNGTLTYTAAPNASGISTFDVVVKDSGGTDNDGVDMSMLQTFTITVSAVNDAPTLGNATLAEVAQNTTNPGGSKLSSLFGSLFSDPDTDTSLSGLAIVGNTATTQQGQWEYSIDGTTWTSVGAVADDATALALSASTLVRFIPATGYNGTPPGLTVRALDNSYSGGFTNGTTRVTVNTTINGGTTAISSGTPAALNTSVRSLSDLLWRYNSSDGLNAVWQLDGFTFQSGYYLPSVADPAWQIAASTADFNNDGIADILWRNQVTGANTIWEMNSTGYETTHTLPQVDVNWQIVTTADFNRDSTPDILWRNMKTGENAIWQMNGVTRETGYFIDPVADTNWQIAGTANFSGDSTPDILWRNVKTGENAIWQMNGVTRETGYFITPVTDTNWQIAGIADFNDDGTSDIVWRNQASGENAIWQMAKQSNGEASRLGGSYIPQVTDQNWQIVGIADFNRDGTPDILWYNKPAHKEAIWKMSGDFSSNLYLETYLLPDVVGTWDLKSFVADLNTSDIPEA, translated from the coding sequence GGAAGCGGGGGGAGTGGATTTTGGCAGCAGCGTCCTTAACCTGACCGATCTGCCTCAGTACGCAGCTCAGTTAAAAACCTGGAGCAAAGCGCTGACAAACGATGCGGATATTTTGTTTTATGGCTGTAACGTTGCCGAAGGCCAACTCGGTCAGGCGTTTGTCCAAAACATCAGCCAGATTACTGGGGCCGATGTTGCCGCCTCCAATAATCTGACAGGTAAGGATGGCGACTGGAATCTGGAAGTGACTACTGGTAACATTGAGTCGCCCCTCGTCTTTGACTCCAAAGTTACCTCTGCCTATGCCTACGATCTGAACATTCTAGGTGAAACCTTCAAGGGCAGTGATGTCACGAACCTCTCGTGGATCTACAACACAACAGGCACGCAACCGTCCCTGACTGCCCGCTCTACAGCAGCAGCATCGACAGGCGGCATACCCGGTGGTGGTGGCTTAGATGCGGTTGGGTCAGGTGCCTTGCGGTTAACCTCTGCTGCCACAAGTCAGGCATCCTTTGTGATCTACAACCGTCCCATTAACGCCACCAGTGGTCTTTCCATTACGTTCAACATTAATGCCTATGGTGGCAATGGTGCAGATGGCATCAGCTTCTTCCTCATTAATGGCAATGCCAACCCGACTAAGGCAGGTGCCGTTGGAGGATCGCTCGGCTATTCCAGTAGCAGCGTCGGATCTGGTCTTGTCGGCGGCTACCTTGGCATTGGCTTTGACGAGTTTGGTAATTTCTCTAGCAGCGAATATGGTGTCGGTGGTCCGGGTCAAAGAGCTGATTCTATTGCGGTTCGGGGCAGTGAAGCAACAGGCTATAAGTACTTGGCGGGAACGGCAACGCTTACACAAGGTATTGACACTCCAGGTAACAGCCGATCGAATGCTCAGAAGAAGGTGCAGATTGATTTGACACCAGCAGGACTGTTATCCCTCAAAATTGATTTGAACAATGACGGAGATTTCTTAGACAATAACGAAACTCCAGCCGCACTGAAAAATTACAATGTCGTTGCCACGAATGGGGCACTGCCATCCACGTTCAAGTTCGGTTTCTCCGCCTCCACTGGCTCCCAAACCAACATCCATGAAATCACAGGGCTGGATGTTAACACGTACAATAATGCCGCTTACATCCCGTTGGTCAACTTTACCAGTAGTAATGGCTCAGTCAGTGAAGGAGCAACTAGTCTAAATCTCACAGCACAGATTGATGCTGTAACTTCCAATACCGTTACAGTACCAGTTACGCTATCGGGAACAGCGACGAACGGAACAGACTACACACTGTCTGACAGTAAGATCACAATTTTGCCACAACAACTGACTGGTAGCATCACCCTGAATCCGATTGATAACTTAATAGCCGGGTCTAATAAAACGGCTGTGGTGACAATGGGAACGCCGATGGGTGGTGCTCAACTGAGTCCTCAGAATAATGTTTTCACAACAACGATCGTAGACAACGATTACTCTCTATCTACTACTGGATCATCCACCTACGTTGAAAACGCTTCGCCGATCGCGATTGCTCCGACAGCGATGATCGTTGGTGGTGCCGCCGCCCCAGCTATCAACGGTGCAACGGTCAGCATTGGTAATGGGTTTAGCAGTACTGAAGATCGCCTCGGCATTCAAGGGCAGAGTGGCACCAGTGGCACGATCGCAGGCTCCAGCATTACCTGGGGCTACAACACCACATCTGGCGTACTCGCCCTCAGCGGCACAGACACGGCTGCTAAATATCAGGCAGCACTCCAGCAGGTGGTTTATAGCGACCTCAGCGACGCGCCTAGCACCACTACTCGCGCTGTTACTTACACCATCAACTACAACTCCGATCAGCAGGCTACAAGCACTAGCACGATCAACGTCACTGCCGTTGACGATTCCTCAGTAATCACTCCTTCTGACGCTAGCAGCGTCACCGTCGTAGAAGACATTGCCACTCCCATCACAGGCATCACGTTTGCCGATGTCGATGCCGGTGATGGCAGCGTCACCGCCACCTTCAGCGTGCCGGCAGGAACCCTGGCTGCTATGCAAGGCGGCGGAGTCACCGTCGGCGGCACATCCAGTAGCCTCACCCTGAACGGCACGATCGCCAACATCAACGCGTTCATTGCAGCCAGCAAACTAACCTACCTAACAATGGTGGACTCCAACGCTGCCCTCACTTTGGGAGTCAGCATCAACGATAACGGCAACACACCCGACCCCGCCCTAACTACCAACGCTAGCCTCACGATCAACATCACCCCCGTCAACGATGCCCCTAATTTCACCGCCACTAACCCCGTAACGACTCTGGAGGATGCTGAACTGCAAACCGTGAGCAACTGGGCTACCTTTAACCCCGGCGGCAACACTGCTGAAACCGAGCAAACTGCCACTTACACCGTCAGCAACCTCAGCAACGCTAGCTTGTTTACCGTGGCTCCAACGGTTGCTCCCAATGGCACCCTCACCTACACCGCCGCTCCCAACGCCTCCGGGATTTCCACCTTCGATGTTGTGGTCAAAGATAGCGGTGGCACAGATAACGACGGTGTTGATATGTCGATGCTACAAACCTTTACCATCACCGTGAGCGCAGTCAACGATGCCCCCACCTTGGGCAATGCAACACTAGCAGAGGTGGCACAAAACACCACTAACCCCGGCGGTAGCAAGCTCAGTAGCTTATTTGGCAGTCTGTTTAGTGACCCTGATACGGATACTAGTCTGAGTGGGTTAGCGATCGTTGGCAACACTGCGACTACACAACAAGGTCAATGGGAATACTCGATTGACGGCACTACCTGGACAAGCGTCGGTGCAGTTGCCGATGATGCCACCGCCCTGGCACTCTCTGCTAGCACACTGGTGCGCTTTATCCCGGCCACTGGCTATAACGGCACTCCCCCTGGCTTAACAGTACGCGCCCTTGATAACTCCTATAGTGGTGGGTTTACGAATGGCACTACACGAGTGACGGTAAACACGACGATCAACGGTGGCACAACGGCAATTTCAAGTGGCACACCTGCTGCCCTCAACACCAGTGTGAGATCGTTGTCCGATCTGCTGTGGCGCTACAATAGTAGCGATGGGCTGAATGCTGTTTGGCAACTGGATGGCTTTACCTTCCAAAGCGGTTACTACCTACCTAGCGTGGCTGACCCAGCCTGGCAGATCGCAGCAAGCACAGCCGATTTCAATAATGATGGCATTGCTGATATTCTTTGGCGTAACCAAGTAACTGGGGCGAACACCATTTGGGAGATGAATAGCACGGGTTACGAAACCACCCATACCCTTCCCCAGGTTGACGTAAACTGGCAGATTGTCACTACCGCTGACTTCAACAGGGACAGTACACCTGATATTCTCTGGCGCAATATGAAAACCGGGGAGAACGCGATTTGGCAGATGAATGGCGTGACGCGTGAAACCGGCTACTTCATTGACCCAGTAGCGGATACAAACTGGCAGATTGCAGGCACGGCTAACTTCAGCGGCGACAGTACACCTGATATTCTCTGGCGCAACGTGAAAACCGGGGAGAACGCGATTTGGCAAATGAATGGCGTGACGCGTGAAACCGGCTACTTCATTACCCCAGTAACGGATACAAACTGGCAGATTGCAGGCATTGCTGACTTCAACGACGACGGTACATCTGACATCGTATGGCGTAATCAGGCAAGCGGAGAAAACGCCATTTGGCAGATGGCGAAGCAGAGCAATGGCGAGGCGAGCCGTCTAGGAGGCTCCTACATTCCCCAGGTGACTGATCAGAATTGGCAGATTGTGGGCATTGCTGACTTCAACAGGGACGGCACGCCCGATATTCTCTGGTATAACAAGCCGGCTCATAAGGAGGCGATCTGGAAGATGAGTGGTGACTTCAGCAGCAATCTGTATTTAGAAACCTATTTACTCCCTGACGTAGTGGGAACCTGGGACTTGAAGTCTTTTGTGGCAGATTTAAATACTTCTGACATACCCGAGGCATAG